A single region of the Canis lupus dingo isolate Sandy chromosome 38, ASM325472v2, whole genome shotgun sequence genome encodes:
- the SLAMF6 gene encoding SLAM family member 6 isoform X3 — MLWVLLLLPLLLLLRPGNTASQDSSNPQTMNGILGESVTLSPKLPVGEDIQSITWIHRGRSLIIIMPKVEQFLVTDPKWKHRLQSLGNYSLRLSNLTMEDAGLYCAQITIPTSSELSCYTLKIFRRLSVLNITVHPGLSKTGTCEVHLACSVENSHDALLKWHGAGNTSIYEANLTISWDPRNPSEQKYTCVAENIVSSTSSSVSIQSLCKGNSLSQVPLGALSSCGVWRVLPAQGFLNQKNQHLDTIWIIVVAILMFTVILVGLFVWRKKGCLCRTGIFHFSTQQTQSAGNTMYACVTHPNRQTNTPTPGQSGGLSTIYSTVHQSKESKTIHSGKAPLDNII, encoded by the exons GGAACACAGCTTCACAAGACAGCTCAAACCCACAGACGATGAATGGGATTCTGGGAGAGTCGGTAACTCTTTCCCCGAAGCTTCCTGTAGGGGAAGATATTCAGTCCATCACCTGGATTCACAGAGGAAGATCTCTCATCATCATAATGCCAAAAGTTGAACAGTTCTTAGTGACTGATCCAAAATGGAAACATCGACTGCAATCCTTGGGGAACTACTCCTTACGACTCAGCAACCTGACAATGGAAGACGCAGGACTTTACTGTGCCCAGATAACCATACCAACATCTTCAGAGCTTTCCTGTTATACTCTGAAGATCTTCA GACGACTGAGTGTCTTAAATATTACTGTGCACCCTGGGCTGTCCAAGACCGGGACCTGCGAGGTCCACCTGGCCTGCTCTGTGGAGAACTCACATGACGCTCTATTAAAGTGGCACGGAGCAGGGAACACGTCTATATATGAAGCCAACCTCACCatctcctgggaccccaggaatCCCAGTGAACAAAAGTACACTTGTGTGGCTGAAAATATTGTCAGCAGCACATCCTCCTCTGTCTCCATCCAGAGTCTCTGCAAAGGTAACAGTCTGTCTCAGGTCCCTCTGGGAGCCTTGAGCAGCTGTGGGGTGTGGCGTGTCCTTCCTGCCCAAG gttttttgaaTCAGAAAAATCAACATCTTGATACCATATGGATTATAGTTGTGGCTATTTTGATGTTTACAGTCATCCTTGTGGGATTATTTGTTTGGAGGAAAAAAGGTTGTTTGTGTAGGACAG gcatCTTTCATTTCTCTACTCAGCAAACCCAGAGTGCTG GGAACACCATGTATGCTTGTGTCACTCATCCAAACAGG CAAACGAATACCCCAACACCTGGACAAAGTGGTGGTCTCTCCACCATTTACTCCACAGTTCATCAGTCCAAAGAG
- the SLAMF6 gene encoding SLAM family member 6 isoform X1, with the protein MLWVLLLLPLLLLLRPGNTASQDSSNPQTMNGILGESVTLSPKLPVGEDIQSITWIHRGRSLIIIMPKVEQFLVTDPKWKHRLQSLGNYSLRLSNLTMEDAGLYCAQITIPTSSELSCYTLKIFRRLSVLNITVHPGLSKTGTCEVHLACSVENSHDALLKWHGAGNTSIYEANLTISWDPRNPSEQKYTCVAENIVSSTSSSVSIQSLCKGNSLSQVPLGALSSCGVWRVLPAQGFLNQKNQHLDTIWIIVVAILMFTVILVGLFVWRKKGCLCRTGIFHFSTQQTQSAAATIRNLDYVSFSPGNTMYACVTHPNRQTNTPTPGQSGGLSTIYSTVHQSKESKTIHSGKAPLDNII; encoded by the exons GGAACACAGCTTCACAAGACAGCTCAAACCCACAGACGATGAATGGGATTCTGGGAGAGTCGGTAACTCTTTCCCCGAAGCTTCCTGTAGGGGAAGATATTCAGTCCATCACCTGGATTCACAGAGGAAGATCTCTCATCATCATAATGCCAAAAGTTGAACAGTTCTTAGTGACTGATCCAAAATGGAAACATCGACTGCAATCCTTGGGGAACTACTCCTTACGACTCAGCAACCTGACAATGGAAGACGCAGGACTTTACTGTGCCCAGATAACCATACCAACATCTTCAGAGCTTTCCTGTTATACTCTGAAGATCTTCA GACGACTGAGTGTCTTAAATATTACTGTGCACCCTGGGCTGTCCAAGACCGGGACCTGCGAGGTCCACCTGGCCTGCTCTGTGGAGAACTCACATGACGCTCTATTAAAGTGGCACGGAGCAGGGAACACGTCTATATATGAAGCCAACCTCACCatctcctgggaccccaggaatCCCAGTGAACAAAAGTACACTTGTGTGGCTGAAAATATTGTCAGCAGCACATCCTCCTCTGTCTCCATCCAGAGTCTCTGCAAAGGTAACAGTCTGTCTCAGGTCCCTCTGGGAGCCTTGAGCAGCTGTGGGGTGTGGCGTGTCCTTCCTGCCCAAG gttttttgaaTCAGAAAAATCAACATCTTGATACCATATGGATTATAGTTGTGGCTATTTTGATGTTTACAGTCATCCTTGTGGGATTATTTGTTTGGAGGAAAAAAGGTTGTTTGTGTAGGACAG gcatCTTTCATTTCTCTACTCAGCAAACCCAGAGTGCTG CAGCGACCATAAGGAACTTAGATTATGTCTCCTTCTCTCCAGGGAACACCATGTATGCTTGTGTCACTCATCCAAACAGG CAAACGAATACCCCAACACCTGGACAAAGTGGTGGTCTCTCCACCATTTACTCCACAGTTCATCAGTCCAAAGAG
- the SLAMF6 gene encoding SLAM family member 6 isoform X2, whose translation MLWVLLLLPLLLLLRPGNTASQDSSNPQTMNGILGESVTLSPKLPVGEDIQSITWIHRGRSLIIIMPKVEQFLVTDPKWKHRLQSLGNYSLRLSNLTMEDAGLYCAQITIPTSSELSCYTLKIFRRLSVLNITVHPGLSKTGTCEVHLACSVENSHDALLKWHGAGNTSIYEANLTISWDPRNPSEQKYTCVAENIVSSTSSSVSIQSLCKGNSLSQVPLGALSSCGVWRVLPAQGFLNQKNQHLDTIWIIVVAILMFTVILVGLFVWRKKGIFHFSTQQTQSAAATIRNLDYVSFSPGNTMYACVTHPNRQTNTPTPGQSGGLSTIYSTVHQSKESKTIHSGKAPLDNII comes from the exons GGAACACAGCTTCACAAGACAGCTCAAACCCACAGACGATGAATGGGATTCTGGGAGAGTCGGTAACTCTTTCCCCGAAGCTTCCTGTAGGGGAAGATATTCAGTCCATCACCTGGATTCACAGAGGAAGATCTCTCATCATCATAATGCCAAAAGTTGAACAGTTCTTAGTGACTGATCCAAAATGGAAACATCGACTGCAATCCTTGGGGAACTACTCCTTACGACTCAGCAACCTGACAATGGAAGACGCAGGACTTTACTGTGCCCAGATAACCATACCAACATCTTCAGAGCTTTCCTGTTATACTCTGAAGATCTTCA GACGACTGAGTGTCTTAAATATTACTGTGCACCCTGGGCTGTCCAAGACCGGGACCTGCGAGGTCCACCTGGCCTGCTCTGTGGAGAACTCACATGACGCTCTATTAAAGTGGCACGGAGCAGGGAACACGTCTATATATGAAGCCAACCTCACCatctcctgggaccccaggaatCCCAGTGAACAAAAGTACACTTGTGTGGCTGAAAATATTGTCAGCAGCACATCCTCCTCTGTCTCCATCCAGAGTCTCTGCAAAGGTAACAGTCTGTCTCAGGTCCCTCTGGGAGCCTTGAGCAGCTGTGGGGTGTGGCGTGTCCTTCCTGCCCAAG gttttttgaaTCAGAAAAATCAACATCTTGATACCATATGGATTATAGTTGTGGCTATTTTGATGTTTACAGTCATCCTTGTGGGATTATTTGTTTGGAGGAAAAAAG gcatCTTTCATTTCTCTACTCAGCAAACCCAGAGTGCTG CAGCGACCATAAGGAACTTAGATTATGTCTCCTTCTCTCCAGGGAACACCATGTATGCTTGTGTCACTCATCCAAACAGG CAAACGAATACCCCAACACCTGGACAAAGTGGTGGTCTCTCCACCATTTACTCCACAGTTCATCAGTCCAAAGAG
- the SLAMF6 gene encoding SLAM family member 6 isoform X4, translating to MLWVLLLLPLLLLLRPGNTASQDSSNPQTMNGILGESVTLSPKLPVGEDIQSITWIHRGRSLIIIMPKVEQFLVTDPKWKHRLQSLGNYSLRLSNLTMEDAGLYCAQITIPTSSELSCYTLKIFRRLSVLNITVHPGLSKTGTCEVHLACSVENSHDALLKWHGAGNTSIYEANLTISWDPRNPSEQKYTCVAENIVSSTSSSVSIQSLCKGNSLSQVPLGALSSCGVWRVLPAQGFLNQKNQHLDTIWIIVVAILMFTVILVGLFVWRKKGIFHFSTQQTQSAGNTMYACVTHPNRQTNTPTPGQSGGLSTIYSTVHQSKESKTIHSGKAPLDNII from the exons GGAACACAGCTTCACAAGACAGCTCAAACCCACAGACGATGAATGGGATTCTGGGAGAGTCGGTAACTCTTTCCCCGAAGCTTCCTGTAGGGGAAGATATTCAGTCCATCACCTGGATTCACAGAGGAAGATCTCTCATCATCATAATGCCAAAAGTTGAACAGTTCTTAGTGACTGATCCAAAATGGAAACATCGACTGCAATCCTTGGGGAACTACTCCTTACGACTCAGCAACCTGACAATGGAAGACGCAGGACTTTACTGTGCCCAGATAACCATACCAACATCTTCAGAGCTTTCCTGTTATACTCTGAAGATCTTCA GACGACTGAGTGTCTTAAATATTACTGTGCACCCTGGGCTGTCCAAGACCGGGACCTGCGAGGTCCACCTGGCCTGCTCTGTGGAGAACTCACATGACGCTCTATTAAAGTGGCACGGAGCAGGGAACACGTCTATATATGAAGCCAACCTCACCatctcctgggaccccaggaatCCCAGTGAACAAAAGTACACTTGTGTGGCTGAAAATATTGTCAGCAGCACATCCTCCTCTGTCTCCATCCAGAGTCTCTGCAAAGGTAACAGTCTGTCTCAGGTCCCTCTGGGAGCCTTGAGCAGCTGTGGGGTGTGGCGTGTCCTTCCTGCCCAAG gttttttgaaTCAGAAAAATCAACATCTTGATACCATATGGATTATAGTTGTGGCTATTTTGATGTTTACAGTCATCCTTGTGGGATTATTTGTTTGGAGGAAAAAAG gcatCTTTCATTTCTCTACTCAGCAAACCCAGAGTGCTG GGAACACCATGTATGCTTGTGTCACTCATCCAAACAGG CAAACGAATACCCCAACACCTGGACAAAGTGGTGGTCTCTCCACCATTTACTCCACAGTTCATCAGTCCAAAGAG
- the SLAMF6 gene encoding SLAM family member 6 isoform X5 — MLWVLLLLPLLLLLRPGNTASQDSSNPQTMNGILGESVTLSPKLPVGEDIQSITWIHRGRSLIIIMPKVEQFLVTDPKWKHRLQSLGNYSLRLSNLTMEDAGLYCAQITIPTSSELSCYTLKIFRRLSVLNITVHPGLSKTGTCEVHLACSVENSHDALLKWHGAGNTSIYEANLTISWDPRNPSEQKYTCVAENIVSSTSSSVSIQSLCKGFLNQKNQHLDTIWIIVVAILMFTVILVGLFVWRKKGCLCRTGIFHFSTQQTQSAAATIRNLDYVSFSPGNTMYACVTHPNRQTNTPTPGQSGGLSTIYSTVHQSKESKTIHSGKAPLDNII; from the exons GGAACACAGCTTCACAAGACAGCTCAAACCCACAGACGATGAATGGGATTCTGGGAGAGTCGGTAACTCTTTCCCCGAAGCTTCCTGTAGGGGAAGATATTCAGTCCATCACCTGGATTCACAGAGGAAGATCTCTCATCATCATAATGCCAAAAGTTGAACAGTTCTTAGTGACTGATCCAAAATGGAAACATCGACTGCAATCCTTGGGGAACTACTCCTTACGACTCAGCAACCTGACAATGGAAGACGCAGGACTTTACTGTGCCCAGATAACCATACCAACATCTTCAGAGCTTTCCTGTTATACTCTGAAGATCTTCA GACGACTGAGTGTCTTAAATATTACTGTGCACCCTGGGCTGTCCAAGACCGGGACCTGCGAGGTCCACCTGGCCTGCTCTGTGGAGAACTCACATGACGCTCTATTAAAGTGGCACGGAGCAGGGAACACGTCTATATATGAAGCCAACCTCACCatctcctgggaccccaggaatCCCAGTGAACAAAAGTACACTTGTGTGGCTGAAAATATTGTCAGCAGCACATCCTCCTCTGTCTCCATCCAGAGTCTCTGCAAAG gttttttgaaTCAGAAAAATCAACATCTTGATACCATATGGATTATAGTTGTGGCTATTTTGATGTTTACAGTCATCCTTGTGGGATTATTTGTTTGGAGGAAAAAAGGTTGTTTGTGTAGGACAG gcatCTTTCATTTCTCTACTCAGCAAACCCAGAGTGCTG CAGCGACCATAAGGAACTTAGATTATGTCTCCTTCTCTCCAGGGAACACCATGTATGCTTGTGTCACTCATCCAAACAGG CAAACGAATACCCCAACACCTGGACAAAGTGGTGGTCTCTCCACCATTTACTCCACAGTTCATCAGTCCAAAGAG
- the SLAMF6 gene encoding SLAM family member 6 isoform X7 — translation MLWVLLLLPLLLLLRPGNTASQDSSNPQTMNGILGESVTLSPKLPVGEDIQSITWIHRGRSLIIIMPKVEQFLVTDPKWKHRLQSLGNYSLRLSNLTMEDAGLYCAQITIPTSSELSCYTLKIFRRLSVLNITVHPGLSKTGTCEVHLACSVENSHDALLKWHGAGNTSIYEANLTISWDPRNPSEQKYTCVAENIVSSTSSSVSIQSLCKGFLNQKNQHLDTIWIIVVAILMFTVILVGLFVWRKKGCLCRTGIFHFSTQQTQSAGNTMYACVTHPNRQTNTPTPGQSGGLSTIYSTVHQSKESKTIHSGKAPLDNII, via the exons GGAACACAGCTTCACAAGACAGCTCAAACCCACAGACGATGAATGGGATTCTGGGAGAGTCGGTAACTCTTTCCCCGAAGCTTCCTGTAGGGGAAGATATTCAGTCCATCACCTGGATTCACAGAGGAAGATCTCTCATCATCATAATGCCAAAAGTTGAACAGTTCTTAGTGACTGATCCAAAATGGAAACATCGACTGCAATCCTTGGGGAACTACTCCTTACGACTCAGCAACCTGACAATGGAAGACGCAGGACTTTACTGTGCCCAGATAACCATACCAACATCTTCAGAGCTTTCCTGTTATACTCTGAAGATCTTCA GACGACTGAGTGTCTTAAATATTACTGTGCACCCTGGGCTGTCCAAGACCGGGACCTGCGAGGTCCACCTGGCCTGCTCTGTGGAGAACTCACATGACGCTCTATTAAAGTGGCACGGAGCAGGGAACACGTCTATATATGAAGCCAACCTCACCatctcctgggaccccaggaatCCCAGTGAACAAAAGTACACTTGTGTGGCTGAAAATATTGTCAGCAGCACATCCTCCTCTGTCTCCATCCAGAGTCTCTGCAAAG gttttttgaaTCAGAAAAATCAACATCTTGATACCATATGGATTATAGTTGTGGCTATTTTGATGTTTACAGTCATCCTTGTGGGATTATTTGTTTGGAGGAAAAAAGGTTGTTTGTGTAGGACAG gcatCTTTCATTTCTCTACTCAGCAAACCCAGAGTGCTG GGAACACCATGTATGCTTGTGTCACTCATCCAAACAGG CAAACGAATACCCCAACACCTGGACAAAGTGGTGGTCTCTCCACCATTTACTCCACAGTTCATCAGTCCAAAGAG
- the SLAMF6 gene encoding SLAM family member 6 isoform X8: MLWVLLLLPLLLLLRPGNTASQDSSNPQTMNGILGESVTLSPKLPVGEDIQSITWIHRGRSLIIIMPKVEQFLVTDPKWKHRLQSLGNYSLRLSNLTMEDAGLYCAQITIPTSSELSCYTLKIFRRLSVLNITVHPGLSKTGTCEVHLACSVENSHDALLKWHGAGNTSIYEANLTISWDPRNPSEQKYTCVAENIVSSTSSSVSIQSLCKGNSLSQVPLGALSSCGVWRVLPAQGFLNQKNQHLDTIWIIVVAILMFTVILVGLFVWRKKGCLCRTGIFHFSTQQTQSAAKKCPRVGKGPRRAGH; this comes from the exons GGAACACAGCTTCACAAGACAGCTCAAACCCACAGACGATGAATGGGATTCTGGGAGAGTCGGTAACTCTTTCCCCGAAGCTTCCTGTAGGGGAAGATATTCAGTCCATCACCTGGATTCACAGAGGAAGATCTCTCATCATCATAATGCCAAAAGTTGAACAGTTCTTAGTGACTGATCCAAAATGGAAACATCGACTGCAATCCTTGGGGAACTACTCCTTACGACTCAGCAACCTGACAATGGAAGACGCAGGACTTTACTGTGCCCAGATAACCATACCAACATCTTCAGAGCTTTCCTGTTATACTCTGAAGATCTTCA GACGACTGAGTGTCTTAAATATTACTGTGCACCCTGGGCTGTCCAAGACCGGGACCTGCGAGGTCCACCTGGCCTGCTCTGTGGAGAACTCACATGACGCTCTATTAAAGTGGCACGGAGCAGGGAACACGTCTATATATGAAGCCAACCTCACCatctcctgggaccccaggaatCCCAGTGAACAAAAGTACACTTGTGTGGCTGAAAATATTGTCAGCAGCACATCCTCCTCTGTCTCCATCCAGAGTCTCTGCAAAGGTAACAGTCTGTCTCAGGTCCCTCTGGGAGCCTTGAGCAGCTGTGGGGTGTGGCGTGTCCTTCCTGCCCAAG gttttttgaaTCAGAAAAATCAACATCTTGATACCATATGGATTATAGTTGTGGCTATTTTGATGTTTACAGTCATCCTTGTGGGATTATTTGTTTGGAGGAAAAAAGGTTGTTTGTGTAGGACAG gcatCTTTCATTTCTCTACTCAGCAAACCCAGAGTGCTG CCAAAAAGTGCCCTCGTGTAGGCAAAGGTCCCAGGAGAGCAGGACACTGA
- the SLAMF6 gene encoding SLAM family member 6 isoform X6, protein MLWVLLLLPLLLLLRPGNTASQDSSNPQTMNGILGESVTLSPKLPVGEDIQSITWIHRGRSLIIIMPKVEQFLVTDPKWKHRLQSLGNYSLRLSNLTMEDAGLYCAQITIPTSSELSCYTLKIFRRLSVLNITVHPGLSKTGTCEVHLACSVENSHDALLKWHGAGNTSIYEANLTISWDPRNPSEQKYTCVAENIVSSTSSSVSIQSLCKGFLNQKNQHLDTIWIIVVAILMFTVILVGLFVWRKKGIFHFSTQQTQSAAATIRNLDYVSFSPGNTMYACVTHPNRQTNTPTPGQSGGLSTIYSTVHQSKESKTIHSGKAPLDNII, encoded by the exons GGAACACAGCTTCACAAGACAGCTCAAACCCACAGACGATGAATGGGATTCTGGGAGAGTCGGTAACTCTTTCCCCGAAGCTTCCTGTAGGGGAAGATATTCAGTCCATCACCTGGATTCACAGAGGAAGATCTCTCATCATCATAATGCCAAAAGTTGAACAGTTCTTAGTGACTGATCCAAAATGGAAACATCGACTGCAATCCTTGGGGAACTACTCCTTACGACTCAGCAACCTGACAATGGAAGACGCAGGACTTTACTGTGCCCAGATAACCATACCAACATCTTCAGAGCTTTCCTGTTATACTCTGAAGATCTTCA GACGACTGAGTGTCTTAAATATTACTGTGCACCCTGGGCTGTCCAAGACCGGGACCTGCGAGGTCCACCTGGCCTGCTCTGTGGAGAACTCACATGACGCTCTATTAAAGTGGCACGGAGCAGGGAACACGTCTATATATGAAGCCAACCTCACCatctcctgggaccccaggaatCCCAGTGAACAAAAGTACACTTGTGTGGCTGAAAATATTGTCAGCAGCACATCCTCCTCTGTCTCCATCCAGAGTCTCTGCAAAG gttttttgaaTCAGAAAAATCAACATCTTGATACCATATGGATTATAGTTGTGGCTATTTTGATGTTTACAGTCATCCTTGTGGGATTATTTGTTTGGAGGAAAAAAG gcatCTTTCATTTCTCTACTCAGCAAACCCAGAGTGCTG CAGCGACCATAAGGAACTTAGATTATGTCTCCTTCTCTCCAGGGAACACCATGTATGCTTGTGTCACTCATCCAAACAGG CAAACGAATACCCCAACACCTGGACAAAGTGGTGGTCTCTCCACCATTTACTCCACAGTTCATCAGTCCAAAGAG
- the SLAMF6 gene encoding SLAM family member 6 isoform X9 yields the protein MLWVLLLLPLLLLLRPGNTASQDSSNPQTMNGILGESVTLSPKLPVGEDIQSITWIHRGRSLIIIMPKVEQFLVTDPKWKHRLQSLGNYSLRLSNLTMEDAGLYCAQITIPTSSELSCYTLKIFRRLSVLNITVHPGLSKTGTCEVHLACSVENSHDALLKWHGAGNTSIYEANLTISWDPRNPSEQKYTCVAENIVSSTSSSVSIQSLCKGNSLSQVPLGALSSCGVWRVLPAQGFLNQKNQHLDTIWIIVVAILMFTVILVGLFVWRKKGIFHFSTQQTQSAAKKCPRVGKGPRRAGH from the exons GGAACACAGCTTCACAAGACAGCTCAAACCCACAGACGATGAATGGGATTCTGGGAGAGTCGGTAACTCTTTCCCCGAAGCTTCCTGTAGGGGAAGATATTCAGTCCATCACCTGGATTCACAGAGGAAGATCTCTCATCATCATAATGCCAAAAGTTGAACAGTTCTTAGTGACTGATCCAAAATGGAAACATCGACTGCAATCCTTGGGGAACTACTCCTTACGACTCAGCAACCTGACAATGGAAGACGCAGGACTTTACTGTGCCCAGATAACCATACCAACATCTTCAGAGCTTTCCTGTTATACTCTGAAGATCTTCA GACGACTGAGTGTCTTAAATATTACTGTGCACCCTGGGCTGTCCAAGACCGGGACCTGCGAGGTCCACCTGGCCTGCTCTGTGGAGAACTCACATGACGCTCTATTAAAGTGGCACGGAGCAGGGAACACGTCTATATATGAAGCCAACCTCACCatctcctgggaccccaggaatCCCAGTGAACAAAAGTACACTTGTGTGGCTGAAAATATTGTCAGCAGCACATCCTCCTCTGTCTCCATCCAGAGTCTCTGCAAAGGTAACAGTCTGTCTCAGGTCCCTCTGGGAGCCTTGAGCAGCTGTGGGGTGTGGCGTGTCCTTCCTGCCCAAG gttttttgaaTCAGAAAAATCAACATCTTGATACCATATGGATTATAGTTGTGGCTATTTTGATGTTTACAGTCATCCTTGTGGGATTATTTGTTTGGAGGAAAAAAG gcatCTTTCATTTCTCTACTCAGCAAACCCAGAGTGCTG CCAAAAAGTGCCCTCGTGTAGGCAAAGGTCCCAGGAGAGCAGGACACTGA